The following proteins are co-located in the Dyadobacter chenwenxiniae genome:
- a CDS encoding glycosyltransferase — MKIVHIIPSLSRGGAERFVVDLCNELANIKGSEIFLISLKDNAAADSFVSEISDRVTYKSFGKKAGFDPSVLLQVTQWIQKVKPDVVNTHTSSFEYVNMNVFFNYPSGIKVFHTVHNRAAQECPGSLLKKIRSYYYRTGKVVPVTISRDGKATFREYYNLTNDHLIVNGRPELHVTAGLSEVRRKYPVRENEYLLLNVGRVVEAKNQAMLIRSVQTFNRQVADKKCRLLIIGDLREQQVANQLRDLVKNDPLIDLIGAKENVVDYLSIADAFCLSSHYEGMPISLIEALSLGCIPICTPVGGIKEMLTDKVNGFLSEDTTDAAYLEAIMNFHLSDNKEVMKENCIKTFASNYHIHSTAENYYGLYRQKMA, encoded by the coding sequence ATGAAAATAGTCCACATCATTCCCTCTCTTAGCAGAGGCGGAGCAGAAAGATTTGTCGTTGATTTATGCAATGAACTCGCCAATATCAAAGGTTCAGAGATATTTTTGATTTCATTAAAAGATAATGCAGCAGCAGACTCTTTTGTGTCAGAGATTAGCGACCGGGTGACATACAAATCATTTGGCAAAAAGGCCGGATTCGATCCCAGCGTATTATTGCAAGTCACTCAATGGATTCAGAAAGTGAAGCCGGATGTTGTCAATACGCACACCAGCTCGTTCGAGTATGTGAACATGAATGTCTTTTTCAATTACCCATCTGGAATTAAAGTTTTTCATACAGTCCATAACAGGGCCGCTCAGGAATGTCCGGGAAGCCTGTTAAAAAAGATCCGGAGCTATTATTACAGAACCGGCAAAGTAGTGCCCGTTACCATTTCCCGTGATGGAAAGGCTACTTTCAGGGAATATTATAATCTCACCAATGATCACCTTATCGTTAACGGCCGTCCTGAGCTTCATGTAACTGCCGGACTGTCTGAGGTAAGAAGGAAGTATCCGGTTCGTGAGAACGAATATTTGCTGTTGAATGTAGGCCGGGTTGTTGAGGCGAAAAACCAAGCTATGCTGATCCGGTCGGTCCAGACTTTCAACCGGCAGGTTGCCGACAAAAAATGCAGACTGTTGATTATCGGGGATTTGAGGGAACAGCAGGTGGCAAATCAACTTAGAGACCTTGTTAAGAATGATCCTCTAATCGATCTGATCGGAGCAAAAGAGAATGTGGTAGACTATCTGTCCATTGCCGATGCCTTTTGCTTATCAAGTCATTACGAAGGAATGCCCATTTCCCTGATCGAAGCGCTTTCGCTTGGTTGTATTCCTATATGTACTCCCGTTGGCGGGATCAAAGAGATGCTCACCGATAAAGTGAATGGCTTCCTCAGCGAAGACACGACGGACGCAGCATACCTTGAAGCAATTATGAACTTTCATTTATCTGACAATAAAGAAGTTATGAAAGAAAATTGTATTAAAACATTTGCCAGCAACTATCACATTCACTCAACCGCTGAAAATTATTACGGATTATACAGGCAAAAAATGGCTTGA
- a CDS encoding right-handed parallel beta-helix repeat-containing protein: MKLSALWATLIFLQLFNANGYAQRKVLSYDSLKHSSRVSKTIIKLNIQKDFGAIPNDTINDHAAFQAASDFINRRKGNCELIIPTGTYIVGKQEKLKNRDYFYRGSDVIQIINATNVTIKGETGAKLKYDVGLRFGTFEPTDGSSTNITMDCTVKTKTTSNKRADLGRCIVVAGSRNVILENLELDGNFYSETLNNMNTYNVKCTDKKSAAFDPKKINIGGGYGDCGIQLAHYGVFISHSGDVVIRKVTAERFGLDGIQVANSHTEPAQKNVKIIQCNLDFNARTALALTGGDQIEITGTSLTNTGRCIYASTGTGVDIEAQLDAKRKEKLVTNVKFTNCKFSNNSSGEILAKFGLGSSNITFEGCDIKSSTRAINLGRKNTGYKFVNNRISGTKIILLEGKKIDIRDEVQSKSVRSANSLRTAGPSNVFQNNVLVD; encoded by the coding sequence ATGAAACTATCAGCACTCTGGGCAACGCTTATCTTCCTACAACTTTTTAATGCGAATGGCTATGCACAAAGGAAAGTCCTTTCCTACGATTCGCTGAAACATTCAAGCAGAGTTAGCAAAACAATTATCAAGCTAAATATTCAAAAGGACTTTGGCGCAATTCCGAATGACACAATCAATGACCATGCCGCATTCCAGGCCGCGTCTGACTTCATCAATCGTCGGAAAGGAAATTGTGAATTAATCATACCAACCGGTACTTACATTGTAGGTAAGCAGGAAAAACTGAAAAACAGGGATTACTTCTATCGTGGTTCAGACGTCATTCAAATCATAAACGCAACGAATGTGACAATCAAAGGGGAAACCGGCGCCAAACTGAAGTATGATGTTGGTCTCAGGTTCGGCACCTTTGAACCGACTGACGGTTCCAGCACGAACATCACAATGGATTGCACTGTGAAAACCAAGACAACATCCAATAAGCGGGCCGATTTAGGGAGGTGTATCGTTGTGGCAGGTAGCCGCAATGTGATTTTGGAGAATTTGGAATTAGACGGAAACTTCTATTCCGAAACCCTCAATAATATGAACACTTACAATGTAAAATGTACCGACAAAAAAAGCGCAGCATTCGATCCGAAAAAGATTAACATTGGAGGTGGTTATGGCGATTGTGGTATCCAGCTGGCACATTACGGCGTTTTCATTTCGCATTCCGGCGACGTTGTGATCCGGAAAGTTACTGCGGAAAGGTTTGGATTAGATGGGATACAGGTTGCTAATTCTCATACAGAACCTGCCCAGAAAAACGTAAAAATCATACAGTGCAACCTGGATTTTAATGCCCGCACTGCCCTGGCATTGACCGGCGGCGACCAGATTGAAATTACAGGCACATCTCTAACCAACACCGGACGTTGCATATATGCTTCCACGGGAACCGGCGTGGATATCGAAGCTCAACTCGATGCAAAAAGAAAGGAAAAACTGGTGACCAATGTCAAGTTCACCAACTGCAAATTCAGCAATAATAGCTCGGGCGAGATCCTGGCGAAATTCGGATTAGGTTCATCCAATATCACGTTTGAGGGTTGTGATATAAAAAGTTCAACCCGGGCGATCAATCTCGGAAGGAAAAATACGGGTTATAAATTCGTAAATAACCGGATCAGTGGTACAAAAATCATTCTTTTAGAGGGTAAAAAAATTGATATAAGGGATGAAGTCCAGTCTAAAAGTGTAAGAAGCGCAAACTCATTGCGAACTGCGGGCCCATCTAATGTCTTCCAAAACAATGTATTGGTTGACTAG
- a CDS encoding glycosyltransferase, producing MKVLAITNDISQGGGEKLLASSLPIFKKKGIDISLLLLNAKGSVPAFLSDIKNSGITIHDLRINNFYNPLCAWKIRAFLEANSVDVVHVHLFPALYWASLAVSLMKEKPVLIFTEHSNHNKRRDKKYLQEIERAAYRPYSAIIAITDSVREKLSNWIGQSSKIQTINNGVDLSTIANAPKHDRSVLCSELNIPVNAKLMLMAASFRYPKDQAALIKACAILGEGHHVLLAGEGELKEKSQALAVQCGVGNRVHYLGFRTDISSLMKTVDLNILSSAYEGMSGVTLESLAAAVPFLGSDVAGIREIVPGKSFLFAPGDEHDLANKIAPIFQNPELSARMTNEATAFVRSFDMEYMVDKYILLYKTLLNRHI from the coding sequence ATGAAAGTTTTAGCAATCACCAATGATATCTCGCAAGGCGGCGGAGAAAAACTTCTAGCCTCCTCTCTTCCGATCTTCAAAAAAAAAGGCATCGATATTTCCCTGTTGCTGCTCAACGCAAAGGGTTCTGTGCCTGCCTTTCTGTCGGATATTAAAAACTCTGGTATTACAATCCATGACCTCCGCATCAACAACTTCTATAACCCGCTCTGTGCATGGAAAATAAGGGCGTTTCTTGAAGCAAATTCGGTTGACGTCGTTCATGTTCACCTGTTCCCCGCTTTATACTGGGCAAGCTTAGCGGTCTCTTTGATGAAAGAAAAGCCGGTCTTGATTTTTACCGAGCATAGTAATCATAACAAAAGACGCGACAAAAAATATTTGCAGGAAATCGAGCGAGCCGCTTACAGGCCCTACTCCGCCATCATTGCCATTACTGATAGCGTTAGAGAAAAATTGAGCAACTGGATTGGCCAAAGCAGTAAAATCCAAACGATTAACAATGGTGTGGACCTCTCCACTATCGCAAACGCCCCGAAACACGACAGATCTGTTTTATGCTCCGAACTGAACATTCCAGTCAATGCAAAGCTCATGCTCATGGCCGCCAGCTTTCGATATCCAAAGGATCAGGCAGCGCTGATTAAGGCATGCGCAATTTTGGGAGAAGGTCATCACGTATTGCTTGCAGGTGAGGGCGAACTGAAAGAAAAAAGTCAGGCGCTGGCAGTCCAGTGCGGTGTCGGAAACCGCGTGCATTATCTGGGCTTCCGAACAGATATTTCGTCGCTTATGAAAACCGTTGACTTGAATATTCTGTCGTCCGCATACGAGGGAATGTCTGGCGTCACGCTGGAATCGCTTGCAGCCGCTGTTCCATTTCTTGGTTCAGATGTTGCCGGTATACGTGAAATTGTCCCCGGTAAATCTTTCCTCTTTGCCCCGGGTGATGAGCATGATCTCGCCAATAAGATCGCACCTATTTTTCAAAATCCGGAGCTTTCCGCGAGAATGACAAATGAAGCAACTGCTTTTGTAAGAAGCTTTGATATGGAATACATGGTTGATAAGTACATTCTACTATACAAAACGCTACTAAACCGCCATATATAG
- a CDS encoding right-handed parallel beta-helix repeat-containing protein, producing MTTWLSNFFCLLLVGLLTLSSAHTFAIDPIRFSITTTATEVLVNEEFEINIKADLLNIPANTVYVFETARAFRLKVILPDGFRQTGGSYNDYIEGELSGNKPSAFYTIKGKFVSAERAGVFQLLRSHKSANSASNFVEVGRLSFGMSEGLQEGAANARIALAGTVSYIPYLSISALRSISDTATSVFITDQGGAGIFKHNPSSTKADDGALTIVTAGKRYERVYTGPANVEWFGVVGDGTTDNTAALQAMLDRADISSIYFPKPAVSYRIKRLNLRSNKTIVLEEGTVVEGLGTLGLEERMIMMNNVQNISIKGNNVVFKDKKANYTSGEQRHMFAMLGVTNVTIEGVAANNSGGDGFYIGASSTQKYSENVKLINISADNNRRQGLSIVSGKNIEVTSPVLTNSNGTAPNAGIDIEPNNPDEFLEGIRITNPITRNNVGAGIVILIDDFKGTNRVVDITITNHNDDGSMYGAYVSRATGAIAGTITFQNPIWRNNRANGFCASNYSSNACTIQVNDPTVIDCNVAGSTHAVFGSAFLVYREANALGDVNVGNVHIIRPKVQDTRSVKKIVSAFAFDDISRKGTVNNCSLIDPVVLDGLDVLKYVHFAVLNNFALSDRHEKLTFDVAQLNRTLTYGFYKRVFHNATSTGTRTISLNGLPANYPEITFEVRNGQILRLIPTINDNILPLSVNKGKYIQCNVVGSKITLRKTTTNSWQVMEMIGTWTVQP from the coding sequence ATGACAACTTGGTTATCAAATTTTTTTTGCCTCCTGTTAGTCGGCTTGTTAACACTTTCTTCTGCACACACCTTCGCAATTGACCCTATCCGTTTTTCGATAACTACAACTGCCACAGAGGTTCTGGTTAATGAGGAGTTTGAAATAAATATCAAGGCTGATCTTCTAAATATTCCCGCTAATACAGTCTATGTATTCGAAACGGCACGTGCTTTTCGTTTAAAAGTTATCCTGCCCGATGGATTTCGGCAAACCGGAGGCTCTTATAACGATTACATTGAAGGAGAATTAAGCGGCAATAAGCCTTCTGCATTTTACACTATTAAAGGTAAGTTTGTCAGCGCCGAAAGAGCCGGTGTCTTTCAATTGCTCAGGAGCCACAAATCCGCAAACAGTGCCAGCAACTTTGTAGAGGTCGGCAGGCTCTCGTTCGGCATGAGTGAAGGCTTACAGGAAGGCGCCGCAAATGCTCGCATCGCACTTGCCGGAACCGTGTCATACATCCCTTATCTCAGTATCTCTGCCCTGCGATCTATTTCGGACACTGCTACCAGCGTTTTTATCACAGATCAGGGTGGAGCAGGAATCTTCAAGCACAATCCATCCTCCACCAAGGCGGACGACGGCGCCCTGACAATCGTTACAGCGGGAAAAAGATATGAACGTGTCTACACAGGCCCGGCAAATGTGGAGTGGTTCGGGGTAGTGGGCGATGGAACAACCGATAACACTGCAGCTTTACAGGCAATGCTTGACAGAGCAGATATCAGCAGTATTTATTTTCCCAAGCCAGCGGTGTCTTACCGGATCAAAAGATTAAACCTGCGCTCTAACAAAACAATCGTTTTGGAAGAGGGTACGGTGGTTGAAGGACTTGGCACCTTAGGCCTGGAAGAGAGAATGATCATGATGAATAATGTGCAGAACATATCCATCAAAGGAAACAATGTTGTATTCAAAGATAAAAAGGCAAACTATACAAGTGGAGAACAGCGCCATATGTTTGCAATGCTGGGCGTTACAAATGTCACTATCGAGGGCGTTGCTGCAAACAACAGCGGTGGGGACGGCTTCTACATCGGCGCAAGTTCCACTCAGAAATACTCGGAAAATGTAAAACTGATCAACATTAGTGCCGACAACAACCGGCGACAAGGCCTTTCCATTGTTTCAGGTAAAAACATTGAGGTAACCAGTCCTGTGCTAACCAATTCGAATGGCACTGCTCCAAACGCCGGGATTGACATTGAGCCTAATAACCCGGATGAGTTTCTGGAAGGTATACGCATCACTAATCCAATCACAAGAAACAATGTTGGGGCTGGCATAGTGATACTTATCGACGATTTCAAAGGAACGAACCGTGTGGTAGACATTACCATTACCAATCATAACGACGATGGCAGCATGTATGGGGCATACGTTTCCAGGGCAACAGGCGCTATTGCAGGAACGATTACATTTCAGAATCCGATTTGGAGAAATAACCGGGCCAATGGCTTTTGCGCCAGCAATTACAGTTCGAACGCCTGCACGATACAGGTCAATGACCCAACGGTGATAGACTGCAACGTAGCGGGCTCAACGCACGCAGTATTTGGCTCGGCGTTCCTGGTATATCGGGAAGCCAATGCATTGGGCGATGTAAATGTGGGCAACGTTCATATCATTCGCCCCAAAGTCCAGGATACTAGAAGTGTCAAAAAAATTGTCTCCGCATTTGCATTTGATGACATTTCCAGAAAAGGGACTGTTAATAATTGCAGCCTCATTGACCCCGTCGTGCTGGACGGCCTTGACGTATTGAAGTATGTGCATTTTGCGGTTCTGAATAATTTTGCCTTATCCGACAGACATGAAAAACTGACATTTGATGTTGCACAATTGAACAGAACGCTTACTTATGGCTTTTATAAAAGAGTTTTCCACAATGCAACTTCAACGGGAACAAGAACCATTTCGCTCAATGGTTTGCCTGCTAATTACCCCGAAATCACTTTTGAAGTGCGTAACGGCCAGATTTTAAGACTCATACCAACCATAAACGACAACATCCTGCCCCTGTCAGTCAATAAAGGAAAGTACATTCAGTGTAATGTTGTGGGTAGCAAAATTACGCTCCGCAAAACCACAACAAATTCCTGGCAGGTGATGGAAATGATAGGAACCTGGACGGTGCAGCCGTAA
- a CDS encoding SDR family oxidoreductase: protein MNFNKYHQQDISSSHFLITGGAGFIGSNLVAYLVQHHAAKIVVLDNLSTGYLENIAEFIDNGQIHFIEGDIRDYKTCTEAMQGIDFVLHEAALGSVPRSINDPITTNEVNISGFLNVLHAAKEAGVKRMVYAASSSTYGDSPSLPKQEAIIGNPLSPYAVTKYVNELYADVFSRNYQFHSVGLRYFNVFGPKQNVNGPYAAVIPLFITQILNGERPVINGDGLTSRDFTFVSNVVQANIRALLTDNIVKHEVFNVACNEQTSLTQLVSAITDNLGSSLEPIYKPERKGDVKHSLADISKAHNLLHYQPEVLFKDGLKETITYFQELIAAP from the coding sequence ATGAATTTCAATAAATATCATCAGCAGGATATTTCATCCTCCCATTTTTTAATTACCGGAGGCGCCGGATTTATCGGTTCAAATCTTGTTGCCTATCTGGTTCAGCATCATGCGGCCAAGATTGTTGTTTTAGATAATTTATCAACAGGTTACCTGGAAAACATTGCTGAATTTATCGATAACGGACAAATTCATTTCATTGAAGGAGACATCCGCGACTATAAAACCTGCACAGAGGCCATGCAGGGAATTGATTTTGTTTTGCACGAAGCGGCCCTTGGTTCGGTCCCCAGAAGTATCAATGATCCGATAACAACCAACGAAGTGAATATCAGCGGCTTTCTCAATGTACTACATGCCGCCAAAGAAGCGGGTGTAAAACGGATGGTCTATGCCGCCTCGTCGTCCACTTACGGCGACAGCCCCTCGTTACCCAAGCAGGAAGCTATAATCGGGAATCCCTTATCCCCGTACGCCGTCACGAAATATGTGAATGAACTCTACGCGGACGTGTTTTCCCGTAACTATCAATTCCATAGTGTCGGCCTGAGGTATTTCAATGTTTTTGGGCCAAAGCAGAATGTGAACGGGCCTTACGCTGCGGTAATTCCACTTTTCATTACACAAATATTGAACGGCGAAAGACCCGTGATCAATGGTGATGGACTTACTTCGAGGGACTTTACATTTGTATCAAACGTAGTTCAGGCCAATATCAGAGCATTGCTGACTGACAACATTGTAAAGCATGAAGTCTTCAACGTGGCCTGCAACGAGCAAACTTCCCTGACTCAACTTGTGTCCGCCATCACCGATAACTTAGGGAGCTCACTGGAACCTATCTATAAACCGGAAAGAAAAGGAGATGTAAAACATAGCCTTGCGGATATTTCCAAAGCCCACAATCTACTGCATTATCAGCCCGAGGTGTTATTTAAAGACGGTTTGAAGGAAACAATCACATATTTTCAAGAATTAATTGCCGCCCCCTGA
- a CDS encoding glycosyltransferase family 4 protein: MNKIKLLRITTETYSLRILLKGQLRYMSEKGMEVYMASTPDKHVPDMEASQNAQFHPLPLSRELTPFKDLMALFSTIRLIRKLKPHIVHTHSPKAGIIGMLAAYICNVPLKMHTVAGLPLMEVTGPKRKLLNFVETLTYWCSDWVLPNSHELKQFILDNNLSPDKSKVKVLGNGSSNGIDLKYFSVNPKLLTESSDFRKQNNVDEHDIVLAFMGRLANYKGVNELVKAFQILEKRHQNLKLVLIGAPEDLNPLEETTESEIANNKSIIAVGHQNDVRKFLIASDIFVFPSYREGFPQALLQASAMGIPCIATNINGCNEMIEDGKTGILIEPKSVNAIVEACEKLIKDRQASEKMGMLAQQYVLKNFEQQQLWKDIHTFYNAHLS, from the coding sequence ATGAACAAGATCAAACTACTTAGAATTACCACAGAAACTTATTCGCTACGTATACTGCTCAAAGGACAATTGAGATATATGTCAGAAAAAGGGATGGAAGTGTACATGGCCAGCACACCCGACAAACACGTGCCGGATATGGAGGCAAGTCAAAATGCGCAATTCCACCCGCTCCCCCTTTCCAGAGAGCTGACGCCTTTTAAAGATTTGATGGCCTTGTTCAGCACCATTCGCTTAATCAGGAAGCTCAAACCGCACATTGTTCATACGCACTCACCCAAAGCCGGAATTATTGGAATGCTTGCCGCATACATCTGCAACGTTCCGCTGAAGATGCACACCGTCGCCGGCTTGCCGCTGATGGAAGTTACAGGCCCCAAAAGGAAACTGCTCAACTTTGTAGAAACCCTGACTTATTGGTGCTCAGACTGGGTTTTGCCCAATTCCCATGAGCTCAAACAATTTATCCTGGACAACAATTTAAGCCCGGACAAGTCGAAAGTAAAGGTGTTAGGAAATGGCAGCAGCAATGGGATCGACCTGAAATACTTTTCTGTAAATCCCAAGTTGCTAACCGAAAGCAGCGATTTCAGAAAACAGAATAACGTTGATGAGCATGATATTGTGCTGGCCTTTATGGGCAGACTCGCGAATTACAAGGGAGTCAATGAGTTGGTAAAAGCATTTCAAATTCTCGAAAAGCGGCATCAAAATTTAAAACTTGTGTTGATTGGTGCGCCCGAGGACTTGAACCCACTCGAGGAAACTACCGAAAGTGAAATCGCTAATAACAAATCGATTATCGCAGTCGGACACCAGAATGATGTGCGAAAGTTCCTGATCGCATCGGACATATTTGTGTTTCCCAGCTACAGAGAAGGCTTTCCACAAGCTCTTTTACAAGCAAGCGCTATGGGCATTCCCTGCATTGCAACTAACATTAACGGCTGCAACGAAATGATTGAGGACGGGAAAACCGGGATTCTCATCGAGCCCAAAAGCGTCAATGCGATTGTTGAAGCGTGCGAAAAATTGATTAAAGACCGTCAGGCTAGTGAAAAGATGGGAATGTTAGCGCAACAATATGTGCTTAAGAACTTTGAGCAACAACAATTATGGAAGGACATACATACATTCTACAACGCACATTTGTCTTGA
- a CDS encoding sugar transferase: protein MDQTSVSNRKYVHRLLSKNASTDEILIITSYDYFLQKYDLKLLRRIYREIVLVPHTADDDYLINYTVRPLLDKFEKVHLVTNPHYDKRNKVIYELVIRKNKSIRITTVYDFCEKSLKKVYIPDDISELNPNITSMPAFGKRVRYPKKIIDVSVSIILFTLTLPLWILSYFRIKLQSPGPVFYYQERVGMDNKSFKCIKFRSMSLDAESNGATFSKKNDSRTFSYGSFMRMSRIDELPQIINIFKRDLSLIGPRPERQVFTETFDELIPYYNSRHAIKPGITGYAQVMYSYGAGVFDARHKLMYDLYYIKNWSLLLEFKIILLTAVVIFGKRGR, encoded by the coding sequence ATGGATCAAACTTCTGTTTCTAATCGAAAGTACGTACATCGATTGTTGAGCAAAAACGCTTCTACCGATGAAATTCTGATTATCACAAGTTATGACTATTTTCTTCAAAAGTACGACCTCAAGCTTCTCCGCCGGATTTACAGGGAGATCGTACTAGTTCCGCACACCGCAGACGACGATTACCTGATTAACTACACGGTAAGGCCTTTACTGGACAAGTTTGAAAAAGTTCACCTGGTTACCAATCCGCATTATGACAAGCGCAACAAGGTAATTTACGAGCTGGTTATTCGAAAAAACAAATCGATCCGTATTACAACAGTTTACGACTTTTGCGAAAAGAGTTTAAAGAAGGTTTACATTCCTGACGACATTTCGGAATTAAATCCCAATATAACCAGCATGCCGGCTTTCGGCAAAAGAGTGAGATACCCAAAGAAAATTATCGACGTATCCGTATCCATCATTCTGTTTACTCTGACATTACCCCTCTGGATTTTAAGCTATTTCAGAATCAAATTGCAGTCTCCGGGTCCTGTCTTCTATTATCAGGAAAGAGTGGGCATGGATAACAAGTCATTTAAATGTATCAAATTTAGGTCTATGTCATTAGACGCTGAGTCTAATGGGGCCACTTTCTCAAAGAAAAACGATTCCAGAACATTTTCTTACGGATCATTTATGAGAATGAGCCGTATCGATGAGCTTCCGCAGATTATCAATATATTCAAAAGAGATCTGTCACTGATAGGTCCCAGGCCGGAAAGACAGGTTTTTACAGAAACTTTTGACGAGCTGATTCCCTACTACAATAGCAGACATGCGATTAAACCCGGAATCACCGGCTACGCACAAGTAATGTATTCCTATGGAGCAGGAGTCTTTGATGCGCGCCATAAATTGATGTATGATCTTTATTACATCAAAAACTGGTCCTTACTTCTCGAATTTAAAATCATCTTGCTTACTGCTGTTGTTATCTTCGGCAAGAGAGGCCGCTAG
- a CDS encoding capsule assembly Wzi family protein, translating into MRNLFLMLLLYVATQAGGFSQDSTFTYSAEIKGSLASTQTPYLLHTNTYGVIPTNGSFLLAQASLFKVYNQHNPRFFQWSGGAEFVARANKSSSVFFSDLFLAAKAGPIELSVGQRKEFYGLGDTLITSGAVAMSSNARPYPKIQISTTRFVNIIPKNDIVAFKFTYSDGLLGPAKSIYGNVLTVPETYLHQKAIYIKLGRKSHILNLFAGFNHQVMWGGEDKIFSGGLQRSEAYGYVVLGKPWAASRVGNHFGTIDFGMQLQGKAWTTFLYRQSIYEDGSIANISNIRDGLNGLRFKRNSRIYEGFKLNTVLLEYIYTKHQGGDVFDFVSGTFGRDNYFNHYVYSQGWSYKGRTLGTPLIAPQHLMRDELRSSTNLFTANNRLIAFHAGIEASLNKATFLFKASHSINSGTYNKPFRSSLDQTSLLARMETPLKFMNESQLNLSLGTDFGHFYPNNTAILIGWRKFGFIR; encoded by the coding sequence ATGAGGAATTTATTCTTAATGCTGCTACTTTATGTAGCAACGCAGGCAGGCGGTTTCTCTCAGGATTCAACATTCACTTATTCTGCGGAAATTAAAGGCTCCCTGGCTTCAACACAAACGCCATACTTATTGCACACCAATACGTATGGCGTAATTCCGACAAACGGCTCATTTTTGCTTGCGCAGGCAAGCTTATTCAAAGTTTACAACCAGCATAATCCCCGCTTTTTCCAATGGTCGGGAGGAGCCGAGTTCGTTGCCAGGGCTAATAAGTCATCTTCTGTCTTTTTTTCAGACCTCTTTCTGGCTGCCAAAGCGGGTCCAATCGAACTTAGTGTTGGGCAACGGAAGGAATTTTATGGCTTGGGCGACACTTTAATCACGAGCGGCGCGGTTGCCATGTCTTCCAATGCGAGGCCCTATCCCAAAATCCAAATCTCAACAACCCGTTTCGTTAACATAATTCCAAAAAATGACATTGTAGCCTTCAAATTCACCTATTCTGATGGATTGTTGGGTCCAGCAAAATCGATTTACGGAAATGTGTTGACTGTGCCGGAAACATATCTGCATCAAAAAGCAATTTATATCAAACTAGGTAGAAAAAGCCACATTCTAAACCTGTTTGCCGGGTTCAATCACCAGGTAATGTGGGGCGGGGAAGATAAAATTTTCTCCGGTGGCCTGCAACGATCCGAAGCATATGGTTACGTTGTCCTTGGCAAGCCCTGGGCGGCAAGCAGGGTTGGAAATCACTTTGGCACAATTGATTTCGGCATGCAATTGCAAGGAAAAGCCTGGACGACGTTTTTGTATCGCCAAAGCATTTACGAAGACGGCTCCATAGCCAACATTTCCAACATACGTGACGGACTTAATGGACTGAGATTTAAAAGAAACAGCCGCATATATGAGGGCTTCAAGCTAAATACTGTACTGCTCGAATACATTTACACAAAACATCAGGGAGGAGATGTGTTTGATTTTGTATCAGGGACGTTCGGACGGGACAATTATTTTAATCATTACGTTTACAGCCAAGGTTGGTCATATAAAGGCCGAACGCTGGGAACCCCGCTGATCGCACCCCAACATTTGATGAGAGATGAATTAAGGAGTTCCACAAACCTGTTTACAGCCAATAACCGCCTGATTGCATTTCATGCAGGGATTGAAGCCTCTCTTAACAAGGCAACATTTCTTTTTAAAGCCAGCCATTCCATCAATTCAGGGACCTATAACAAGCCGTTTCGCAGTTCGCTAGACCAGACATCGCTGCTGGCCCGGATGGAAACTCCTTTGAAGTTCATGAATGAAAGTCAACTGAACCTGTCTTTAGGCACGGATTTTGGACATTTTTACCCAAACAACACTGCTATTTTGATTGGATGGAGAAAATTCGGTTTTATCAGATAA